One Oenanthe melanoleuca isolate GR-GAL-2019-014 chromosome 3, OMel1.0, whole genome shotgun sequence DNA segment encodes these proteins:
- the TMEM200A gene encoding transmembrane protein 200A, whose protein sequence is MIATGGVITGLAALKRQDSARSQQHVNLAGVPVPEEKKPVRRRPRTDVVIVRGKIRLYSPSGFFLVLGVLIAFFGIAMAILGYWPQKEQLLGSEANPSVNETRTPRGQGSILLRFFEQHVHSDKMKMLGPFTMGIGIFIFICANAILHENRDKETKIIHMRDIYSTVIDIHTLRIREQKQLSGAFPGLLGEGELRRSGSSCASRLAANTVAPFSGFRSNLRMDSSAEEDEITLNEDRTTSSLLPPLLAEQSGSVFGLYPHSSKAPDDKNTNSIKCETKSIVSSSISAFTLPVIKLNNCVIDEPSIDNITEDSEITRSQSRNLSMDSLAIPLTDTNESYRPAAAMLPRHNSFVDTPSDPFKSPMTLEPSTGKLLSPGAARKQFGSNTSLHLLSSHSKSLDLDRGPSTLTVQAEQRKHPSWPRLDRSNSKGYMKLENKEDPMDRLLVPQAAVKKDFTNKEKLLMISRSHNNLSFEHDEFLSNNLKRGTSETRF, encoded by the coding sequence ATGATAGCAACCGGAGGAGTCATCACAGGACTGGCTGCCTTAAAAAGGCAAGACTCTGCCAGATCTCAGCAACATGTGAATCTTGCTGGAGTACCAGTTCCTGAGGAGAAGAAACCAGTTAGACGGCGGCCCAGGACAGATGTGGTGATTGTCAGGGGCAAAATCCGTCTCTATTCTCCATCGGGATTCTTCCTTGTTTTGGGGGTGCTTATCGCATTCTTTGGAATTGCAATGGCCATCCTTGGATACTGGCCCCAGAAGGAACAGCTGTTAGGATCTGAAGCTAATCCATCTGTAAATGAAACCCGGACCCCAAGAGGCCAAGGGAGCATTTTACTTCGCTTCTTTGAGCAGCACGTGCACTCGGATAAGATGAAAATGCTGGGCCCTTTCACTATGGGCATTGgaatcttcatttttatttgtgcaAATGCCATTCTGCATGAAAACCGtgacaaggaaacaaaaataatacacATGAGAGACATATACTCCACAGTAATAGACATCCACACCCTGAGGATCAGGGAGCAAAAGCAGCTGAGTGGTGCCTTCCCTGGCTTGTTGGGGGAAGGAGAGCTCCGGCGCAGCGGGAGCTCCTGTGCATCACGGCTGGCTGCCAACACGGTTGCGCCTTTCTCTGGCTTCAGGAGTAATCTTAGAATGGATAGCTCTGCTGAAGAAGATGAGATTACCCTAAATGAAGACAGGACCACAAGTAGCCTCCTGCCACCTCTGCTGGCTGAGCAGTCTGGTTCAGTCTTTGGACTTTACCCTCACTCCAGCAAGGCTCCAGATGACAAAAACACTAACTCTATAAAGTGTGAAACAAAATCCATCGTATCTTCTTCCATTAGTGCTTTCACACTGCCAGTAATTAAACTGAATAACTGTGTTATCGATGAACCCAGTATAGACAACATAACTGAGGACTCAGAGATCACCAGGAGTCAGTCCAGAAATCTGTCCATGGATTCTCTGGCCATTCCACTAACGGACACCAATGAATCCTACAGACCGGCCGCTGCCATGCTGCCACGACACAATTCATTTGTGGACACCCCATCTGATCCATTCAAATCTCCTATGACTCTCGAACCAAGCACAGGAAAGCTTTTatctcctggtgctgccaggaaGCAGTTTGGTTCCAACACATCTTTGCATCTTCTGTCTTCACATTCTAAGTCCCTGGACTTGGATCGGGGTCCGTCCACGCTCACTGTCCAAGCTGAACAAAGGAAACACCCCAGCTGGCCCAGACTGGATCGGAGCAACAGTAAAGGCTATATGAAACTAGAGAACAAGGAGGACCCAATGGATAGATTACTGGTGCCACAAGCAGCAGTCAAGAAAGACTTTACAAATAAGGAAAAGCTTCTTATGATATCAAGATCTCATAATAATTTGAGTTTTGAACATGATGAGTTTTTGAGTAACAACCTGAAGCGAGGAACTTCTGAAACaagattttaa